A single window of Rhipicephalus microplus isolate Deutch F79 chromosome 5, USDA_Rmic, whole genome shotgun sequence DNA harbors:
- the LOC142817708 gene encoding neprilysin-2-like: MLQVSAPPPSQRTCSSAYSRQANGLSTLVLPLLTVFVGICVVVVTALVAAMSTEAPMLAHAVCTSQDCMLHAQLLRMASNASVDPCDDFYAFSCGSWESHENRSRIDDLVAEVSNVAIGSLRSKSRSSKKAAKLFGACTQPSKSDVESNLKLFEEFRRNLSMFWPEAPPRGATTAHPMDMLLNLAINWRMGLLFQARILLSPASGTPVFVFTPGTLSSRWHPEDVMPDSEAEYESYVRKHLEVLNASTSFSISALKALQSHFVSMSIDVARGDTYHVPLNIASLAASWPWNDTWLLELINKHSKPYQFGADSPVVIGSKLFENIDVLFTRHSDRAIVEAISWMFIEEHLWIVAGRSDLRVGTSEKSGRLVERACLDYVSSSLGLLTAEDYVRNEYPARTRKRVNSLVGQITLTFYDSVESATWLDVDAKNSALAKIRKLKAQIWPATQFFDQNATKELYEKFPDMTGPFFGSFVQSLRTLRGLLTDAHFDDLYTMQIALPHGSFDFHYCFNQALVSMAVLKAPVYYFDGTDAMIYGGFGTLYAQEAAKTMDLLGRVIDADCQLIVKDWQRIYYSYKEKMACVYTKDTRVDLEVFPLVAGLEITYRTFLDALRRHSDSGLRLESLEQYTEKQLFFMTYCSALCSSHTDLDARERCNAPLKNFKAFAKAYNCSPDAPMNPQHKCAVFTNQK, encoded by the coding sequence ATGTTACAGGTAAGTGCACCACCCCCATCACAGCGTACCTGCAGCAGCGCGTACTCTCGACAGGCGAATGGCCTGAGCACGTTGGTGCTTCCCTTGCTCACCGTGTTCGTCGGCATCTGCGTCGTCGTGGTCACCGCCTTGGTCGCCGCAATGAGTACAGAGGCACCCATGCTAGCGCACGCCGTGTGCACCAGTCAGGATTGCATGCTTCACGCCCAACTCCTCAGAATGGCTTCAAACGCGTCCGTGGACCCATGCGACGACTTCTACGCGTTCTCCTGCGGCTCCTGGGAATCGCATGAGAACCGCAGCAGGATCGACGACCTGGTGGCCGAAGTCTCGAACGTCGCCATCGGCAGTCTACGATCCAAGTCCAGAAGCTCGAAGAAGGCGGCCAAGCTCTTCGGGGCGTGCACTCAGCCGTCAAAGTCTGACGTCGAGTCCAACCTGAAGCTCTTCGAGGAATTCAGGAGAAACTTGAGCATGTTTTGGCCCGAAGCGCCACCTCGAGGTGCCACTACCGCACATCCGATGGACATGCTCTTGAATTTGGCCATAAACTGGCGCATGGGTCTGCTTTTCCAGGCTCGCATCCTCCTGTCACCGGCGTCTGGTACGCCGGTGTTCGTTTTCACTCCGGGAACACTGAGCTCTCGATGGCACCCGGAAGACGTCATGCCGGACTCGGAGGCCGAGTACGAGTCGTACGTCAGGAAACACCTCGAAGTTTTGAACGCTTCCACTTCGTTTTCGATAAGCGCGTTAAAGGCACTGCAAAGTCACTTTGTTAGCATGTCTATCGATGTGGCCCGAGGCGATACTTATCACGTGCCCTTAAATATCGCTTCCTTAGCAGCGAGCTGGCCTTGGAATGACACTTGGTTGCTGGAGCTCATCAATAAACACAGCAAGCCGTATCAGTTCGGTGCTGATAGTCCTGTCGTTATAGGAAGCAAGCTGTTCGAGAACATCGACGTGCTTTTCACGAGGCATTCCGACCGAGCCATAGTCGAGGCCATCTCTTGGATGTTCATCGAAGAACATCTCTGGATCGTCGCGGGCAGGTCGGACCTGCGGGTCGGAACGAGCGAAAAGAGTGGAAGGCTTGTCGAGCGTGCCTGCCTCGATTACGTCAGCTCGTCTCTGGGTCTGCTCACTGCCGAAGACTACGTGCGAAACGAGTACCCCGCGCGCACGCGGAAACGCGTCAACAGCCTCGTGGGACAGATAACGCTGACGTTTTACGACAGCGTCGAAAGCGCGACGTGGCTTGACGTCGACGCCAAAAACTCGGCGCTCGCGAAGATTCGCAAGCTGAAAGCGCAAATCTGGCCCGCCACGCAGTTCTTCGACCAGAACGCGACTAAGGAACTGTACGAAAAGTTCCCCGACATGACTGGACCATTCTTCGGGAGCTTCGTACAGTCACTGCGCACGCTTCGAGGTCTTTTGACTGACGCGCACTTCGATGACTTGTACACGATGCAAATAGCACTGCCGCACGGATCGTTCGACTTCCACTACTGCTTCAATCAAGCCCTCGTTTCCATGGCTGTGCTCAAGGCACCGGTGTATTACTTCGACGGAACGGATGCCATGATATACGGAGGATTTGGAACGCTGTACGCCCAAGAAGCAGCGAAGACAATGGACTTACTCGGCAGGGTAATCGATGCCGACTGTCAGCTTATCGTAAAGGACTGGCAGCGCATATATTACTCGTACAAAGAAAAAATGGCGTGCGTGTACACGAAAGACACACGCGTTGATTTGGAAGTGTTTCCTTTGGTGGCTGGTTTAGAAATCACTTATCGCACTTTTTTAGATGCTTTGCGCCGACACTCAGATTCCGGTCTGAGGCTTGAATCACTGGAGCAATACACCGAGAAGCAGCTTTTCTTCATGACatactgtagtgccttgtgttcATCCCATACTGATCTCGATGCGAGGGAAAGATGCAACGCACCGCTTAAAAATTTCAAAGCGTTCGCGAAGGCTTATAATTGTTCGCCGGACGCCCCCATGAACCCCCAGCATAAGTGCGCTGTATTTACGAACCAGAAATAA